The genomic region CGCCGACCACTACGGCGTGCCGCTATTCGAAGCGGTCGAGCAGGTGCCCAATACGGTGGATATCGCCTGCGTGGTGGTGCGTTCCGGCGCCACCGGAGGCGCCGGCAGCGAACTGGCCCAGCAGCTGTTGCGCCGTGGCATCCACGTGTTGCAGGAACACCCGGTGCACCACCGTGAAATTGCCGCGTGCATGCAGGCGGCGCGCCAGGGCCAGGCGGCCTACGCGGTGAATACGCTGTACCCGAATATCCTCGCGATCCGCCGCTTTCTGGCGGTGGCCGCGTACCTGCGTGAGCAACAAGGGCTGGCCTATATCGACGCGGCCTGTAACAGCCAGGTGGCCTACCCCTTGCTGGATATTCTCGGGCGCCTGGCCGGTGGTTTACGGCCCTGGGCATTTGCGGCGCCGGCGGCCAGCGTCGGTGCGCAGCCCTTCACACGATTGAACGCCAGCTTCAATGGCGTGCCGATCAGCCTGCGCGTGCAAAACCAGGTGCATCCCCAGGACCCCGACAACCACTCGTTCCTGCTGCATCGCCTTGAAGTCGGCTGTGAAGGCGGCGTGCTGAGCCTGTGCGATACCCACGGCCCGGTGCTATGGAACCCGCGCCTGCATGCGCCACGGGACGACACCGACCGCCTGATCATGGCAGGTGAAGGCAGCGAGCGGCTGGCCGGGCCGAGCATGGTGGTGCTCGACCCGCAGATACCCGCCAGCTATCACCAGGTGTTCAGCGACCTCTGGCCCGACGCGGTCAGCCTCGCCCTCGACGCGCTGTGCGACGACATCGACGAGCCGGCGCGACGCCTGCGCAGCGGCCTGTGGTCCACCGAGGTGTCGATGGCCTGGCGCGAGATGAACAGCCTGATCGGGATGCCCGAATTAATTGAACCGCCGATTCCCCGGGCATTGCCGCTGGCCGAGCTGCACCGCTGCGCCGACGCTGTGCAACCCCCTCGCGCTGACCCTGGCGCGCAACTGTTGGGAGCCCTGCCCTTGTGAACACTACCCAATCCCGCTCGTCCTGCAGCCATGTGCTGCTGTGGGTGCGCGACCTGCACCAGGCCGTGGCGAACTTTCGCGCCGCCGGGTTCGAGGTCACCTACGCCACTGCCGAGGCCCGTGCCCAACACGCGCATATCTGGTTCAGCCATGGGCCGATCATTGAGTTGCTCACTACGCCTCGCCACGCCTGGCTGTTCAAGTGGCCCATCGACTGCCTGGCCGGCCGAGGTGCCGGGCAGCGCATGTTGCGTTGGGCCGCCCACGGCGAAGGCTTCTGCGACCTGGCCTTGCTGTGCGATGAGCAACTGCTGGCGCCGCGCCTCAAGGATCTGGCGGCCTGCGGCGTGGCCATGGGCCGGGTTGTGAAGTGGCAGCGCACCTGT from Pseudomonas synxantha harbors:
- a CDS encoding VOC family protein, producing the protein MNTTQSRSSCSHVLLWVRDLHQAVANFRAAGFEVTYATAEARAQHAHIWFSHGPIIELLTTPRHAWLFKWPIDCLAGRGAGQRMLRWAAHGEGFCDLALLCDEQLLAPRLKDLAACGVAMGRVVKWQRTCADGSQTRFRFVYPRHARLPFLVTPYTPSQHPERLIHPNGATGLAAIRLGVSPADRTALDLLAGDDPMLRLHPAEYTGVQAVQIAGLTQPLTLHGAQLLGCPTAQGDFHA
- a CDS encoding Gfo/Idh/MocA family oxidoreductase, whose amino-acid sequence is MRGARKRVIVAGTAFGRIYLQALARAHERYELVGILSRGNAYSQACADHYGVPLFEAVEQVPNTVDIACVVVRSGATGGAGSELAQQLLRRGIHVLQEHPVHHREIAACMQAARQGQAAYAVNTLYPNILAIRRFLAVAAYLREQQGLAYIDAACNSQVAYPLLDILGRLAGGLRPWAFAAPAASVGAQPFTRLNASFNGVPISLRVQNQVHPQDPDNHSFLLHRLEVGCEGGVLSLCDTHGPVLWNPRLHAPRDDTDRLIMAGEGSERLAGPSMVVLDPQIPASYHQVFSDLWPDAVSLALDALCDDIDEPARRLRSGLWSTEVSMAWREMNSLIGMPELIEPPIPRALPLAELHRCADAVQPPRADPGAQLLGALPL